Proteins found in one Lates calcarifer isolate ASB-BC8 linkage group LG8, TLL_Latcal_v3, whole genome shotgun sequence genomic segment:
- the LOC108872517 gene encoding serine protease 23, whose translation MPRESSLLTHLLLLLPPLTLSLLHPPQPAPAHVPMLVPHTPTPLTRSRFSAQAQLDFTTHCNSSCFHRGEQDEQLTDKLAFETLYADGSRTLTTVDVEGEEEFDARLFAHPSPRRGPRGKPRHKRVRRQIYGADGRFNIQGDNFLLDYPFSTAVRISTGCTGVLVSQQHVLTAAHCVHDGKDYVKGARKLRVGFLIPPSINGTKADLTSAKKPLVRWVRVKRTRVPKGWIQGPQDVSMDFDYALLELRWPHRRPFMRLSVAPSSDDLAGKRIHFSGFDSDRPGELVYRFCPVEEESSDLIYQHCDARPGASGSGVYGRVWDNSLERWERKVIGIFSGHQWLEIDGENRDYNVAVRITPLKFAQICYWVHGNRLDCVQE comes from the coding sequence ATGCCACGTGAGAGCTCCCTCCTGACtcacctgctcctgctccttccCCCACTCACCCTGTCCCTTCTGCACCCTCCTCAACCTGCGCCGGCCCACGTCCCAATGCTGGTGCCCCACACGCCAACGCCTCTCACCCGCTCCCGCTTCAGCGCTCAGGCTCAGCTGGACTTCACCACCCACTGCAACTCCAGCTGCTTccacagaggagagcaggatgAGCAGCTGACGGACAAGCTGGCATTCGAGACGCTGTACGCCGACGGCTCCCGCACTCTCACCACTGTGGATgtggagggtgaggaggaatTTGACGCCCGTCTCTTTGCTCACCCCTCACCCAGGAGAGGACCCAGAGGAAAACCCAGACACAAGCGTGTGAGGCGGCAGATCTATGGAGCGGACGGCCGCTTCAACATCCAGGGCGACAACTTCCTGTTGGATTACCCTTTCTCCACGGCTGTGCGGATCTCCACCGGCTGCACCGGCGTCCTGGTGTCTCAGCAGCACGTCCTCACGGCTGCCCACTGTGTGCATGATGGGAAGGATTATGTGAAGGGGGCGAGGAAGCTCAGGGTCGGCTTCCTGATCCCTCCATCCATCAATGGCACAAAAGCCGACCTCACCTCTGCCAAGAAGCCTCTGGTCCGCTGGGTGAGGGTGAAGCGCACCCGCGTGCCAAAGGGCTGGATTCAGGGCCCTCAGGACGTCAGCATGGACTTCGATTACGCCCTGCTGGAGCTGCGCTGGCCTCACCGACGTCCCTTCATGCGCCTCTCCGTGGCTCCCTCCTCTGATGACCTGGCCGGGAAACGAATCCACTTCTCTGGTTTTGACAGCGACCGACCTGGGGAGCTGGTGTACAGATTCTGTCCTGTGGAAGAAGAGTCCAGCGACCTGATATACCAGCACTGCGATGCCCGACCTGGAGCCAGCGGCTCGGGGGTGTACGGAAGAGTGTGGGACAACAGCTTGGAGCGCTGGGAAAGGAAGGTCATCGGCATTTTCTCTGGACACCAGTGGCTGGAGATCGATGGGGAAAACCGGGATTACAACGTGGCCGTGCGCATCACCCCTCTGAAGTTTGCTCAGATCTGTTACTGGGTGCACGGAAACCGGCTAGACTGCGTCCAGGAATGA
- the cfl1 gene encoding cofilin-1, with translation MASGVKVTDDVISVFNDMKVRKAQANEDEKRKRKKAILFCLSKDLKNIILDEGKEILLGDLGTTVQDPYQHFVKMLPPDDCRYALYDATYETKETKKEDLVFIFWAPDSAPLKSKMIYASSKDAIKRKFEGIKHEWQVNGLEDLKDRHTLAEKLGGSSVVSLEGSPI, from the exons ATG GCCTCCGGTGTGAAAGTCACAGATGATGTTATCTCAGTCTTCAATGACATGAAGGTGCGTAAGGCACAGGCGAACGAGgatgagaagaggaagaggaagaaggccATTCTGTTCTGTCTGAGCAAAGACCTCAAGAACATCATTCTGGATGAAGGCAAAGAGATCCTTCTGGGTGACTTGGGAACCACCGTCCAGGACCCGTACCAGCACTTTGTGAAGATGCTGCCCCCAGACGACTGCCGTTATGCCCTGTATGACGCCACCTACGAGaccaaagaaacaaagaaggaGGACCTCGTCTTTATCTTCTG GGCTCCAGACAGCGCCCCCTTGAAGAGCAAGATGATCTATGCCAGCTCAAAAGATGCAATCAAGAGGAAATTTGAAG GTATTAAGCACGAGTGGCAGGTGAATGGTTTGGAAGACCTCAAAGACCGGCACACCCTGGCAGAAAAACTCGGCGGCTCGTCAGTAGTCAGCCTGGAAGGATCCCCTATATAA